A window of Haliscomenobacter hydrossis DSM 1100 contains these coding sequences:
- a CDS encoding LptF/LptG family permease, with translation MSILKKLPVLKRIDELVITSFIPPFIVAFSVSLFVLLMQMLWIYIDDLAGKGLGFFTVIELLSYRAVSFVPMALPLGILLSSVMLMGNFAEHYELSSMKSAGLSLVRIMRPMLIFSIFTVAFSWYCSDYLIPAANLKFGSRMWDIQQTKPALRLDVGVFNDDFQGFTIHIGKKMSDGRTIKDVIIYDHSEANSGKYTVITAKDGEMFTSEDGNIFVMRLRNGYQCIESRGYQSSSQSKYPFIRTGFKQFTKVFDLTEFSLSRTNEELFKQSRQTMDSRALKAAADSMALDIHKRTVIAGNYVANYVSIFKVDSTYLKKEVKGESTEQNRGSGPTPISVSAPAESTFDSAHSVTLGFNVLRSTIIKRAKPISVVSHFADTFSDADKSTLRGRAESAARGVQNQTVSTTTSLSTTMENRVKFIYDWQMKYSIAVVCFIFMFIGAPMGAIVRKGGFGYPLLVAIVFFMLFVILTIFCRKIAETFVVSAYLAAWLPCLILMPLGIWLTYKAMNDQPLNLFEGVRYFFQSLVKRLRNAKTVQG, from the coding sequence ATGAGCATTTTAAAAAAATTGCCCGTGTTAAAAAGGATCGATGAGCTGGTGATCACCAGCTTTATTCCTCCATTTATTGTGGCTTTTTCGGTTTCCTTGTTTGTATTGTTGATGCAGATGCTCTGGATCTACATTGATGACCTGGCTGGCAAGGGACTTGGTTTTTTCACGGTCATTGAATTGTTGTCCTACCGGGCGGTGAGTTTTGTGCCGATGGCCTTGCCCTTGGGCATCTTGTTGTCTTCGGTCATGCTGATGGGCAACTTTGCGGAGCATTATGAATTGTCCAGCATGAAATCGGCAGGATTATCGCTGGTGCGCATCATGCGGCCCATGTTGATTTTTTCCATTTTCACCGTGGCGTTTTCCTGGTACTGTTCGGATTATTTGATTCCGGCAGCGAACCTCAAATTTGGTTCCCGGATGTGGGACATTCAACAAACCAAACCAGCGCTGCGTCTGGATGTGGGGGTGTTCAACGACGATTTCCAGGGGTTCACGATCCACATTGGCAAAAAAATGAGTGATGGACGTACCATCAAAGATGTCATCATCTACGATCATAGCGAAGCCAATTCAGGAAAATACACCGTCATCACCGCCAAAGACGGAGAGATGTTTACCTCTGAAGACGGCAATATTTTTGTAATGCGCTTGCGCAATGGCTATCAATGTATCGAATCGAGGGGGTATCAGTCCAGCAGCCAAAGCAAGTATCCATTCATCCGCACGGGCTTCAAACAATTCACCAAGGTTTTTGACTTGACCGAGTTTTCACTCAGCCGCACCAATGAAGAATTGTTCAAACAAAGCCGCCAAACCATGGATTCCAGGGCCTTAAAAGCGGCGGCGGATTCGATGGCACTCGATATCCACAAACGTACGGTAATCGCAGGGAACTACGTAGCGAACTATGTATCTATCTTCAAAGTGGACAGTACTTACCTGAAGAAAGAGGTCAAGGGCGAATCCACGGAACAAAACAGGGGATCAGGACCAACCCCCATTTCAGTATCTGCTCCAGCAGAGTCTACTTTTGACTCGGCCCATAGCGTGACCCTGGGGTTTAATGTATTGAGATCAACCATCATCAAACGAGCCAAGCCTATTTCGGTGGTTTCCCATTTTGCCGATACCTTTAGCGATGCGGATAAGTCCACCTTGCGCGGGCGGGCTGAATCGGCGGCACGCGGGGTACAAAACCAGACCGTGAGCACAACTACTTCGCTGTCTACGACCATGGAGAACCGGGTTAAATTCATTTACGACTGGCAAATGAAATACAGCATTGCGGTCGTGTGTTTTATTTTTATGTTCATTGGAGCACCCATGGGGGCTATTGTGCGCAAAGGAGGTTTTGGTTACCCTTTATTGGTCGCCATTGTGTTTTTTATGTTGTTTGTGATTTTGACCATTTTCTGCCGAAAAATTGCTGAAACCTTTGTGGTCTCCGCTTATTTGGCGGCGTGGTTGCCCTGCCTTATTTTAATGCCACTGGGCATTTGGCTGACCTACAAAGCGATGAATGATCAACCCTTAAACTTGTTTGAAGGAGTGCGTTATTTCTTTCAAAGCCTTGTAAAAAGACTTAGGAATGCAAAAACTGTTCAAGGATAA
- a CDS encoding RNA polymerase sigma factor: MNPTEFKQTVLPLKDKMFRLALRMLNKREEAEDLVQEALIKLWQQHERLGEVQNLEAWVIRLTKNQCIDKLRGTKNGHKEWKEGLDWADSSPLPDAKTESADTMRKLQKMMERLPENQRLVMHLRDIEGMSYQEVADSLDLPLAQVKINLFRARQAMKNILSFVTPQA; encoded by the coding sequence ATGAACCCGACTGAATTCAAACAAACCGTACTGCCACTCAAGGACAAGATGTTTCGCTTGGCCCTGCGCATGTTGAACAAGCGCGAGGAAGCGGAAGATCTGGTGCAAGAAGCCTTGATCAAACTCTGGCAGCAGCACGAGCGTTTGGGCGAAGTACAAAACCTGGAGGCATGGGTCATTCGTTTGACCAAAAATCAGTGCATCGACAAACTGCGCGGCACAAAAAATGGCCACAAAGAATGGAAAGAAGGCCTGGATTGGGCAGATTCAAGCCCATTACCCGATGCCAAAACCGAATCAGCAGACACCATGCGTAAATTGCAAAAAATGATGGAGCGTTTGCCTGAAAACCAACGTCTGGTCATGCACCTGCGGGACATTGAGGGCATGAGCTATCAGGAAGTTGCCGATTCACTGGATTTACCCCTGGCTCAAGTCAAGATCAATTTATTCCGAGCCAGACAAGCCATGAAAAATATATTAAGTTTCGTAACCCCACAAGCATAA
- a CDS encoding DUF4252 domain-containing protein, giving the protein MKIKHFFTLAIIAVAAVQGMAQNSAASAIDKYFASYVEDKRFSVVYISPKLFQMIGKIDTKILDMENDAEAKAVLEMAKDLQGLRILTTDETPEAFYKEAKAKINTKEYEVLMTVRDKDGDNVEFLIKETNNIISELLLLSSGDDEFVLLSFMGTLDLNKITRLAKEIEKK; this is encoded by the coding sequence ATGAAAATCAAGCATTTTTTCACCCTGGCCATCATCGCGGTGGCCGCAGTGCAAGGCATGGCCCAAAACAGCGCCGCCAGTGCCATCGACAAGTACTTTGCCAGCTACGTGGAAGACAAACGTTTCAGCGTAGTGTACATCAGCCCCAAGCTGTTCCAGATGATTGGCAAAATTGACACCAAGATTTTGGACATGGAAAACGATGCCGAAGCCAAAGCGGTATTGGAAATGGCCAAAGACCTGCAAGGATTGCGCATCCTGACCACCGATGAAACGCCCGAAGCTTTTTACAAAGAAGCAAAAGCCAAAATCAACACCAAAGAGTACGAAGTATTGATGACCGTGCGGGACAAAGATGGCGACAATGTGGAATTCCTCATCAAGGAAACCAACAACATCATCAGTGAATTACTCTTGTTGTCCAGCGGTGACGATGAGTTTGTGTTGCTGAGTTTCATGGGCACTTTGGACCTGAACAAAATCACCCGTTTGGCCAAAGAAATTGAGAAGAAATGA
- a CDS encoding DUF4252 domain-containing protein encodes MSMRILLLALGFFVLSNMVTAQNSVAEFYQKFKKQDQVTNFKLPGWLVWIGTGLVYNSIRDEETRTWLRLARKMGKIRLLQSENSNSIKPTDLSNFVNSLKSGNAYSDLIYVRDEDSDLNIMVREGSSGRLKELLIVGSTDGETIMVSSKTRLRMKDLNEVLDHYLKELNWKEKPKSKKLPQA; translated from the coding sequence ATGAGCATGCGCATCCTCCTCCTCGCACTTGGTTTTTTCGTGTTGAGCAATATGGTAACTGCTCAAAATTCGGTTGCTGAATTTTACCAAAAATTCAAAAAGCAGGACCAGGTGACCAATTTCAAACTACCCGGTTGGCTGGTTTGGATTGGCACAGGTTTGGTGTACAACAGCATCCGCGATGAAGAAACCCGTACCTGGCTGCGTCTGGCTCGAAAAATGGGAAAAATCCGCTTGTTGCAAAGTGAAAACAGCAACAGCATTAAACCCACTGATCTTTCCAATTTTGTAAATAGCCTCAAGTCCGGCAACGCTTATAGCGACCTCATTTACGTGCGGGACGAAGACTCAGACCTCAACATCATGGTTCGTGAAGGTTCCAGTGGTCGACTGAAAGAGCTGTTAATCGTTGGCAGCACTGACGGCGAAACCATCATGGTCAGCAGCAAAACCCGCCTGCGCATGAAAGACCTTAATGAGGTACTCGATCATTACCTCAAAGAACTGAACTGGAAAGAAAAGCCTAAATCCAAAAAACTACCCCAGGCTTAA
- a CDS encoding DUF4252 domain-containing protein, protein MKKIIFCLALLGLGCALPAQNQVVRDFMHKFGRHEQATHLNIGGLFLKIAAKNSDDDEANRIMRSISSLHLLNFDENNPVEAQDISKLMQQLHDDKFEDLAYFKDGDSHIRFLVKEERDVITDVIMVIRGENNFLLLNLEGRLRYSDLNDLNMEVNGSKEFKRLPEDRKTLPKKA, encoded by the coding sequence ATGAAAAAAATCATTTTCTGCCTGGCATTGCTAGGCCTGGGCTGCGCATTGCCTGCCCAAAACCAGGTAGTACGGGATTTCATGCACAAGTTTGGTCGCCATGAGCAAGCTACGCACCTGAACATCGGCGGTTTGTTCCTCAAAATTGCGGCCAAAAACAGCGACGACGACGAGGCCAACCGCATCATGCGCAGCATCTCCAGCTTGCACCTGTTGAACTTTGACGAAAACAACCCCGTTGAAGCGCAAGACATCAGCAAATTGATGCAGCAACTGCACGATGACAAATTTGAAGATTTGGCCTATTTCAAAGACGGCGATTCCCATATCCGTTTCCTGGTCAAGGAAGAACGCGACGTGATCACCGATGTCATCATGGTCATCAGAGGAGAAAATAATTTTTTGCTCCTCAACCTGGAAGGCCGCTTGCGCTATTCTGATCTGAACGACCTGAACATGGAGGTCAATGGCAGTAAAGAATTTAAAAGATTGCCAGAGGATCGGAAGACTTTGCCGAAGAAGGCATAA
- a CDS encoding acyltransferase family protein, with the protein MSIVPPPPRLGSVDVYRGLVMFLMMAEVLEFGHVAKAFPDSGFWAFLHFHQSHVPWVGCSLHDLIQPSFSFLVGVALPYSLASRMSQGQSNWQIWGHTFRRALILILLGIFLRSMYDKQTNFTFEDTLTQIGLGYIFLFALGQVSQRRQWVALAIILLGYWAWFALFPLPGADFNWAEAGVAADWPHHLQGFAAHWNKNTNAAWVFDRWFMNLFPREEAFRFNGGGYSTMSFVPTLGTMILGLIAGQWLKSAQVAVDLLRKLVLTGLILLTLGFLLNLLGVCPNVKRIWTPTWTLYSGGWCFLLLAGFYYLVDVLQQGRWFYVLKVLGMNSIAAYVLAHTVIGFIDSSFRIHVSQQYDLIFGEGYRTLVSGTVLLAMQFLVLDWMYRKRIFIKI; encoded by the coding sequence ATGTCAATTGTTCCCCCGCCGCCCCGCTTAGGCTCCGTGGATGTCTACCGTGGTTTGGTCATGTTTTTGATGATGGCTGAAGTTTTAGAGTTTGGGCACGTAGCCAAAGCCTTTCCCGACAGTGGATTTTGGGCTTTTTTGCATTTTCATCAGAGCCATGTACCCTGGGTGGGTTGCTCTTTGCACGATTTGATTCAACCCTCGTTTTCCTTTCTGGTAGGAGTAGCCTTGCCCTATTCCCTGGCTAGCCGGATGAGTCAGGGGCAATCCAATTGGCAAATTTGGGGGCATACTTTTCGGCGGGCACTGATCTTGATTTTGTTGGGCATTTTCCTGCGTTCAATGTACGACAAACAAACCAATTTTACCTTTGAAGATACCCTGACCCAAATTGGGTTGGGCTACATTTTTTTGTTCGCCTTGGGCCAGGTTTCCCAACGTCGACAATGGGTGGCACTGGCCATTATTTTACTGGGGTATTGGGCCTGGTTTGCCCTTTTTCCTCTGCCCGGTGCAGATTTTAACTGGGCGGAAGCGGGAGTAGCCGCAGATTGGCCGCATCACCTACAGGGTTTTGCGGCGCATTGGAACAAAAACACCAACGCCGCCTGGGTTTTTGACCGCTGGTTTATGAACCTGTTTCCTCGGGAGGAGGCATTTCGCTTCAATGGGGGAGGGTATTCTACGATGAGTTTTGTTCCGACCCTGGGCACGATGATTTTGGGCCTGATTGCCGGGCAATGGTTAAAATCGGCGCAGGTGGCCGTGGATTTGCTGCGCAAATTGGTGCTCACGGGCCTGATCTTGCTAACCCTGGGTTTTCTGCTCAATCTGCTGGGTGTATGCCCGAATGTAAAACGCATCTGGACGCCTACCTGGACGTTGTACAGTGGCGGTTGGTGCTTCCTACTATTGGCTGGTTTTTATTACCTCGTGGATGTATTGCAGCAGGGGCGCTGGTTTTATGTGCTCAAGGTTTTGGGCATGAATTCCATTGCGGCGTATGTGTTGGCGCATACGGTGATTGGGTTCATCGATTCGTCTTTCCGCATTCATGTCAGTCAACAGTACGATTTGATTTTTGGGGAGGGGTATCGGACCTTGGTGAGTGGGACGGTTTTGTTGGCGATGCAGTTTTTGGTGCTGGATTGGATGTACCGGAAGCGGATTTTTATCAAAATTTAG
- a CDS encoding DUF819 domain-containing protein: MPILQDPLAIFALLMLNIVISEQLAKLPYLRSFGSALIVIILTAITANLGIIPSSTNAPPLYDGIFTYLAPVSIFYLLLTVNLRGLKKAGAPMVLNFLLGTLGTMLGTLLAMYLIVGPKSFGESFYALGGMFTGTYIGGSSNFNALALHYEVNKQGNLYAAAIAADNIITAIWMVVTLLLPPILNRYFPRKNRENLSASDQQRLSDEADAHINDRETMNPQELGILLGLGALSLYLSQLASNMFPAIPKIIFLTTIALVLAQFPYVQRLRGVRLIGMFCIYLFLAVIGAYCDLAALLHDGNLAIAMMGFVTILVLVHGVVVFGIGGFFKQDWDILSIASQANVGGSASALALSKGLNRPDLHLPGILAGALGNAIGTYCGLLIAEYLKNWG, from the coding sequence ATGCCCATTTTACAGGACCCGCTTGCCATTTTTGCCCTGCTGATGCTGAACATTGTCATCTCCGAACAATTGGCAAAATTACCCTACCTCCGTTCATTCGGCAGTGCCTTAATCGTCATCATCCTTACGGCCATTACGGCCAATTTGGGCATCATTCCCTCTTCAACCAATGCACCTCCGCTGTACGACGGGATTTTCACGTATCTGGCGCCAGTTTCTATTTTTTATTTGCTGCTCACGGTCAATTTGCGCGGTTTGAAAAAAGCCGGAGCACCGATGGTATTGAATTTTTTGTTGGGTACCCTAGGGACGATGTTGGGTACCTTGCTCGCCATGTATTTGATTGTTGGCCCCAAAAGTTTTGGAGAATCATTTTATGCCCTGGGAGGAATGTTCACCGGTACCTATATCGGAGGCAGCAGCAATTTTAATGCCCTGGCCTTGCACTACGAAGTCAACAAACAAGGCAATTTGTATGCAGCCGCCATTGCAGCCGACAACATCATCACCGCCATTTGGATGGTCGTCACGCTCCTGCTGCCACCCATTTTGAACCGTTATTTTCCAAGAAAAAACCGCGAAAACCTTTCAGCAAGTGATCAGCAACGGCTATCGGATGAAGCCGACGCGCACATCAATGACCGGGAGACCATGAACCCACAGGAATTGGGTATATTATTGGGTCTGGGTGCGCTTTCACTGTACCTCTCCCAACTGGCCAGCAATATGTTTCCGGCCATCCCCAAGATCATTTTCCTCACCACCATTGCCCTGGTTTTGGCGCAATTTCCCTATGTACAACGCTTACGGGGGGTACGCCTGATTGGCATGTTTTGCATTTACCTCTTCCTGGCGGTGATCGGCGCTTATTGTGATTTGGCGGCCTTGTTGCACGACGGAAACCTGGCTATCGCCATGATGGGCTTTGTCACCATCCTGGTTTTGGTACATGGCGTGGTGGTCTTTGGCATTGGTGGGTTTTTCAAACAGGACTGGGACATTCTGTCCATTGCTTCACAAGCCAATGTGGGTGGATCAGCCTCGGCGCTGGCCTTGTCCAAAGGACTCAACCGCCCGGATTTACATTTGCCTGGCATTTTAGCGGGCGCATTGGGCAATGCCATCGGGACATATTGTGGCTTGCTGATTGCAGAGTATTTAAAAAACTGGGGATAA
- a CDS encoding DUF1761 domain-containing protein has product MALNFVVILLTALVPLLTGFIWFNPKVFGTAWMKAAGVTPESGKGSNMVLVFGLTYLFGLMLSAILYSVVVHQNHIYSILLDTPGFGQEGSEVMNYIEDFMGKYGDNYRTFKHGALHGTIAGVFLVMPCIAVNALFEMKGFKYIAINSGFWILNLLIMGGIICQFG; this is encoded by the coding sequence ATGGCTCTTAACTTTGTCGTCATTCTATTGACTGCCCTGGTTCCACTACTTACTGGGTTCATTTGGTTCAACCCCAAAGTTTTTGGAACGGCCTGGATGAAAGCGGCAGGTGTGACCCCCGAGTCGGGCAAAGGATCAAACATGGTGCTGGTTTTTGGGCTGACCTATCTGTTTGGCTTGATGCTTTCCGCGATCCTCTATTCGGTTGTTGTTCACCAAAACCATATTTACTCTATTCTACTCGATACGCCCGGATTTGGACAAGAAGGCTCGGAAGTCATGAACTACATCGAAGACTTCATGGGCAAATACGGCGACAATTACCGCACTTTTAAACACGGTGCCTTACATGGTACCATCGCAGGTGTGTTTTTGGTCATGCCCTGTATTGCCGTCAATGCCCTTTTTGAAATGAAAGGCTTCAAATACATTGCCATCAACAGTGGATTCTGGATTCTGAACCTGCTGATTATGGGGGGAATTATTTGTCAGTTTGGGTAA
- a CDS encoding WD40/YVTN/BNR-like repeat-containing protein, producing MNFKPLLCILLSVIALTAFAQKTKTTTKANPPAIVAPAAPSPAALHTAQLQGLKYRFVGPSRGGRSTAVDGVRQEPNTFYMGATGGGVWKTTDAGLTWNNISDQDIKTASVGAIAVAPSDPNVVYVGMGSADPRGNVIPGDGLYRSTDAGIHWKPIGLEKAGQVGKIVVHPQNPDWLTVAVLGNVFGPSEQRGIYRSKDGGKTWEKILYVSNKTGAIELVADPGNPRILYAGFWTAERKSWTFIDGSAEGGIWKSLDGGDTWEKLGGGLPTGVVGRVGIAVSPAKTSRVWVQIEALEESKGGLYRSDDGGKTFTRVCRDHSIRQRAWYYSRIYADPKDENTVYNLNVSFMKSIDGGKTFTRISVPHGDTHVLWINPDNPNLMVQGNDGGACITLNGGRTWSSQLNQPTTEFYRLTLDNQFPYRLYSAQQDNSTISIPSRFDPALTPQEQWREVGGGESGHIAVDPRNPNIVYAGNYIGQITKTDLSRGHRRDVVAYPQMHDGTAPRDIRYRFQWNAPIRVSPHNPDVVYHCSQYVHRSPDAGRTWEVISPDLTTNNDKYHDIPGGPIQHDHTGVELYTTIFAFEESPQTAGELWTGSDDGRVHLSRDNGKTWQNITPSNIPADGTVNMIDLSTHAPGRALIAVHKYRENDFKPYIFLTNNYGQSWTLLTDGKNGIPADHYVKVVREDPSRKGLLYAGTEYGVWVSFDEGKNWQPFQFNLPPVSIADMAVKEKDLVLATHGRGFWILDDVSPLHSIPTTVQAEVTLFKPRDAYRNQFSGFRGAGAPDRAPNGAVFHYFIKNKIADTAAVKLSIIDPQGKVRKVYSSNPKDGQEVLRTQVGLNRLEWDVTYEGPEALSGAQFSLADMGAVKAMPGQHKLILEYRGNKQEQPLLVKKDPRWTQTDADLQAQYDLTMQVKELFNTCHATIADIRSWRSQIKDVMERSDKYKSNVAKAIKTAGDPLVKTLTEWEEKLIQTKSEVGQDPINYPSQIDDQMAYLYSIVNNQDDRPNAGCYERLEDLKKAFVPMQNQLKAFKSTEIATFNKVLQQQGLQLIMIKER from the coding sequence ATGAATTTCAAGCCGCTCCTTTGTATTCTCTTGAGCGTCATCGCCTTGACCGCTTTCGCCCAAAAAACCAAAACCACAACCAAGGCAAATCCGCCGGCCATCGTTGCACCTGCAGCACCCAGCCCTGCCGCTTTACACACGGCCCAATTACAGGGGTTGAAGTACCGCTTTGTAGGCCCCAGTCGTGGAGGTAGATCCACTGCTGTGGATGGTGTGCGCCAGGAACCCAATACCTTTTACATGGGTGCTACCGGAGGTGGGGTCTGGAAAACGACCGACGCCGGCCTGACCTGGAACAACATTTCCGACCAGGACATCAAAACTGCTTCCGTAGGCGCCATTGCGGTTGCCCCTTCCGACCCTAATGTGGTGTACGTAGGCATGGGTTCAGCCGATCCCCGTGGCAACGTCATCCCGGGTGATGGCCTATACCGCAGCACCGATGCCGGAATACATTGGAAGCCGATCGGTTTGGAAAAGGCCGGACAGGTTGGTAAAATCGTCGTTCATCCACAAAACCCCGACTGGCTCACCGTAGCCGTTTTGGGCAACGTCTTTGGCCCCAGCGAGCAACGCGGCATTTACCGCAGCAAGGACGGGGGAAAAACCTGGGAAAAAATCCTCTACGTCAGCAATAAAACCGGAGCCATCGAACTGGTGGCGGACCCTGGCAATCCACGCATCTTATATGCCGGGTTTTGGACCGCCGAACGCAAATCATGGACCTTCATCGACGGCAGCGCCGAAGGGGGCATCTGGAAAAGCCTCGATGGCGGCGACACCTGGGAAAAACTCGGCGGAGGACTCCCCACTGGCGTCGTAGGCCGGGTAGGCATCGCCGTTTCTCCTGCCAAAACCTCCCGCGTTTGGGTACAAATTGAAGCACTCGAAGAAAGCAAGGGCGGATTGTATCGTTCCGATGACGGGGGCAAAACCTTCACCCGGGTTTGCCGCGACCACAGCATCCGCCAACGCGCCTGGTACTACTCACGCATTTATGCCGACCCCAAAGACGAAAACACGGTCTACAACCTCAACGTCAGCTTCATGAAGTCCATCGATGGGGGCAAAACCTTCACCCGCATCAGTGTGCCCCACGGCGATACCCACGTACTCTGGATCAATCCTGACAATCCCAATCTCATGGTGCAGGGCAACGACGGCGGGGCTTGTATCACCCTCAACGGAGGCCGTACCTGGAGCAGCCAGCTCAATCAACCCACCACCGAGTTCTACCGCCTAACGCTGGACAACCAGTTTCCCTACCGCCTCTACAGCGCCCAACAAGACAACTCAACCATCTCCATCCCCAGCCGTTTTGACCCGGCCTTAACTCCGCAGGAACAGTGGCGTGAAGTGGGCGGTGGCGAAAGTGGCCACATTGCCGTTGACCCTCGCAATCCGAACATCGTTTATGCGGGCAACTACATCGGCCAAATCACCAAAACGGATCTGAGCCGTGGCCACCGCCGCGACGTGGTTGCCTACCCCCAGATGCACGACGGCACTGCCCCCCGCGACATCCGTTACCGTTTCCAGTGGAACGCCCCCATTCGCGTATCGCCGCACAATCCGGACGTGGTGTACCACTGCTCGCAGTACGTACACCGCTCTCCCGATGCCGGACGTACCTGGGAAGTGATCAGTCCCGACCTGACCACCAACAACGACAAATACCACGACATCCCCGGTGGGCCCATCCAGCACGACCATACCGGAGTGGAACTGTATACCACCATTTTTGCCTTCGAAGAATCGCCCCAAACGGCGGGTGAGCTCTGGACGGGCTCAGACGATGGACGTGTGCACCTTTCTCGTGACAATGGCAAAACCTGGCAAAACATCACCCCCAGCAACATTCCGGCAGACGGCACGGTCAACATGATCGACCTCTCCACGCACGCACCTGGGCGCGCCCTCATCGCCGTGCACAAGTACCGCGAGAACGATTTTAAACCCTACATTTTCCTGACCAACAATTACGGCCAAAGCTGGACTTTGTTGACCGATGGCAAAAACGGCATTCCCGCCGACCATTACGTAAAGGTGGTGCGGGAAGACCCCTCCCGCAAGGGCCTCTTGTACGCCGGTACCGAGTACGGCGTATGGGTGTCTTTTGACGAGGGCAAAAACTGGCAGCCTTTCCAGTTCAATTTGCCCCCCGTATCCATCGCCGATATGGCCGTCAAAGAAAAAGACCTGGTGTTGGCAACACATGGCCGTGGGTTCTGGATTTTGGACGATGTTTCGCCTTTGCACAGCATTCCGACCACCGTACAGGCTGAAGTCACCCTGTTTAAACCCCGCGATGCCTACCGCAACCAGTTCAGTGGATTTAGAGGCGCCGGAGCGCCGGATCGGGCACCCAATGGGGCGGTTTTTCATTATTTTATCAAAAACAAAATCGCCGATACCGCTGCGGTAAAATTGTCGATCATTGACCCACAAGGGAAAGTGCGCAAGGTTTATTCATCCAACCCTAAAGACGGACAGGAAGTACTGCGAACCCAGGTTGGCCTCAACCGCCTGGAATGGGATGTGACGTATGAAGGGCCAGAAGCACTAAGCGGCGCACAATTCTCGTTGGCAGATATGGGTGCCGTAAAAGCCATGCCCGGTCAGCACAAGCTCATTCTCGAATACCGGGGCAACAAACAGGAGCAACCCTTGTTGGTCAAAAAAGACCCGCGCTGGACGCAAACCGACGCCGACCTTCAGGCCCAATACGATTTGACCATGCAGGTGAAAGAACTTTTCAATACCTGCCATGCCACGATAGCGGACATCCGTTCCTGGCGCAGCCAAATCAAGGACGTGATGGAACGCAGCGACAAGTACAAAAGCAATGTCGCCAAAGCCATCAAAACTGCTGGTGATCCACTGGTAAAAACCTTGACTGAATGGGAAGAAAAACTGATCCAAACCAAAAGTGAAGTAGGCCAGGACCCCATCAACTACCCTTCCCAAATTGACGACCAAATGGCCTATTTGTACTCGATTGTCAACAACCAGGACGATCGCCCCAACGCAGGCTGCTACGAACGACTTGAAGATTTGAAAAAAGCTTTTGTGCCCATGCAAAACCAGTTGAAAGCATTTAAATCGACCGAAATCGCGACATTCAACAAGGTGTTACAGCAACAAGGCCTGCAATTGATCATGATTAAAGAAAGATAA